Sequence from the Nerophis ophidion isolate RoL-2023_Sa linkage group LG10, RoL_Noph_v1.0, whole genome shotgun sequence genome:
tggattggcagaccggggtggtggttccccggtaaggtctattcaggtgtactggagaagaggctacgccgGTTAGTCGGACCTCCGATTTAGGAGGACCAGTGTGGtattcgtcctggtcatggaactgtggaccagctctatactctctgcagggtccttgagggtgcatgggagtttgcccaaccagtgtacATGTGCGTTGTGGACTTAGAGAAGCCATTCGACCTTGTCCCTCTGGAAGTCATGTGGGGAGTGCTCATAGAAAATGGttattggactgtctgattgtggcagtctgctccctgtacgatcggtgtcagagcttggtccgcattgctggcagtaagtcggacccgttttcagtgagggttggactccaccagggctgccctttgtcaccgattctgttcaaaacttttatagacagattttctcggcgcagtcagggtattgaggggatctggttcgGTGGCTGCAGGAtcaagtctctgctttttgcagatgatgtggtcctgatggcttcatctggccaggatcttcagctttcattgGATTGGTTTTCaaccaagtgtgaagcgactggggtgagaatcagcacccccaagtccaagtccatggttctcaccatGGACTCAGACTCTGGTAACTGTTCTCTCAataggggctggactctcttccacccCGGTAGGTAGAAAAagattccgaggtacttgaaccggagttcaagtacctcgaagtcttgttcacgagtgagggaagagtggatcgtgagattgacaggtggatcggtgcggcgtcttcagtaatgcagacattgtatcgatccgttgtggtaaagaaagcGCTGAGccagaaggtaaagctctcaatttaccggtcaatttacgttcccatcttcacctatgatcatgagctttgggttctgaccgaaaggacaagatcacgggtacaaacagACAAAATTAGTTTCCactgtcgggtggcggggctctcctttagaaagggtgagaagctctgtcatccgggaggagctcaaagtaaagccgctgatcctccatattgagaggagccagatgaggtggttcaagcatctggtcaggatgccccccgggcgcctccctaaggaggtgtttacggcatgtctgaccagtaggaggctacggggaagacctaggacacgtagGCAAGACTGGGCTGGGAACGACTCGGTATCCCCCAGGAGgtgttggacgaagtggctgtggagacacaagtctgggcttccctgcttaggctgctgcccccgtgacccaaactATGGATAAACGGAATAAACGGGATGGATAAAAAGATTGTAGGAAAAATCAAGAATAATGAAGTCATACATCAAAACTTCTGGCCAAAAATATGGCATCCTTTACTGAAAGGACAAAAAAGTCAACCTTTGTCCCCTGAGCGTTATTGAATATTTACATGTTAACAGTTTAACAGGGCCActgacttttatatatatatatatatatatatatatatatatatatatatatatatatatatatatatatatatatatatatatatatactgtatatatatatatatatatatacatacaaataattGATTCATGCACttctccttttttgtttttttgttgaataataattgattcatacaatgcttttttttttgtagttgggTACTCAAGGTGATGCAAGTCAGGTGATCGGTCCACTAACTGAAGGCCAGAGAAGGAACATTGGAGTAGTCAACTCGCTCTACCGTCTGCAGCTTGCTGTTGCCAAGGTAAGGCGTTACACAAATGATATTAAGATCAATACATTGGATTCTACCCTCCATGCTAGGAAGTGAACAACCCTtcacttatcaaaactttgactTGACGTTTGTATTTTGTGCAGATCATTTCTAGTTTGGGGACAAACCTGACCGCTCCTGCAGAGGCACTCTCTGCTTCTTTGGAGGTATGAATAAACGAATGAAAGAATTCAACATGGAGTCTTGCAATGAGTTAGCTACCTTGATGAGTGTCCATGTTTGATGGCAATAAAGTAGCGATGTGCCCAAAAAATCGGCCACCGATCAGTATTGGTCAATTTTCATGAAAAAGTCTGTTATCACCTTTTCCGATTATTTAGTTTCAATGCCGTTCACAAACACTGATACCGTCCAGCTCATATTGTATTCATTTTTAGTCTCCTAGCTCAAAAGCTAGAAGCTAATTGTTTATCACAATACACAGTGTGGAACAGCTTCGGTTTATGTAATAATAATCACTTTCATTGCGGCAAAAAAACAGATggggcatttttttgtaaaaaaacaaacaaaacaaggcTGCCTCATGTTAGTGCAGATTTCCTGTCACTTCTCTTGCGGTGCACAACGCAAGTACAAACGGTATCCtctgtgtcacatggcctttaAAAATGCACAAtgtgttataaaaaaaatttcaaaatatgCGCATGACAGATTAAGATCAGATATGGCATATTTATTTTCCATTATAAGCTGTTTTGCCAACTTGATTAAATTTATTCCCTGATTATTGGTTCCCAATCTGAAAATAAAACGTCTGCAACTCAGGATTGGCTTATTTCAGTACAGATAATGTGTGAGTTCATAATCACATTTTACttgaaatacaatatttatttcaTTAGATTTAACAATATCATCTGACTGTCGTAGTGTCTACGGAGAACAATGTTGGCCCCCGGAACAAATGTAGTCTATACTTCTGCGCTTTTGACATCAAAGAGCCACTGGGTTagaaacactaaaactaaaacattATTTTCCTGTTGTGTTTTTCAGGAGTGCCAGGCGCTGATGAGCAGCGCGGTGCAGCCTCTCCTGCAGTCCGTGAGTGACTCAATAGAGGCAATTTTAATCACGCTGCACCAGGAAGACTTCTCAGGGTTAGTCTTTTTCCAATCCCAGACTCTCTTCAATTAATCACAGCTTTTATTTAAGAGGTTTTCACAAAAATAAGACATATGCTATTTAAAATATCAACCATTTTATGTACTACATCTATTATATTTGAAAAAGTGTCATAATGATAGATATAATTTTGCTTTTCAACAAGGGCAGAATACTGAAAACATTTAAGAACGTGGATTTTGATTTTTTACAGGGTAAGAAATAAACAGCCTTTTGTTTATAGTGACCAAAATCGGCTAATCCGCACGTACCAGACATTGATCGGGAACTATTGGGCAGCCCAGGACagagttggctctcttggttgctttgttcgGTCTGTTCCGTGTATAATTTATTGCTAATTTTTTTGGTTTTTCGTTGTGTTTTACTTTCGTAGCTGTATGTAGAGATCTATATTCATTTAGGGGCAGCTAGTTACATCACCTCTGtcctcttttaatgtattttacgTCCTTTGTGTTCTGTAatatttccctcttgttttcaccttttttttttgtggagtttttgtatctgcactgcaacaACATACTTTTCCCTTGTGGGATAAGTAAAGTTTATCTTATCCTAAGTGGAATTGTTTTTGGAGGCTTTTCACCcccattacatttttttacaccttaattattcttttttttattactcTACATAAAATTACCAGACCAGCACTAACAGAGTGCGCCACGGGCGACAATAAGAATCACCGGACAAATTTCCCTTTACATTCTTATCAATTAGGTAATGGGAAGGAGTGAGGAACACGTTTTCATTTGAAGCGCGCGGTCAtttatttattgacattttacCTGCATTTCTTCACGCAAAACACAGCTCATGTTTGGCTGTGTGGATAAGCATaatattaatgtgttattaattacattaaaagaaaaaaaaactaactttgacGCCTTTTGGTTCTTCCCACAGGGATGGACAGCTTTAAATGAAAGATTTCTGCGACGGGTGTCTTTTCCGTACATAACGAGCTGAGGTTAGGAGTACTTTCTTAAAGGAACAGTACTCACTTGTGTGCTCCGTGGGCATGTAACCAGTCTGTTGGGCTCAAATAGCTTTGATTAAAtgaacttataaactttatttcaGGTTTATTGTCTGGTTTTATAACTGTTACAAAAAACCTACAATAAAAATTGATTAACTGTTTATATCTTTGTGAGGTTCTTATTGCTGTAAAATTAAGTAATTTTCTTGTATATCGCTAATTGTCCTATTTGTGTGCGTTGCAGGGGGCTGTCCAACACCAGTAAGCCTGATGTTGTCTGCTCGCTCTACATGAAGGAGCTGCAGGGTTTTATATCCAGAGTGATGGCCGACTACTTCAGACACTTTGAGTGCAATGATTTCATCTATGAAAGCACAGAATCCATTGCTCAGAGAGCGATCGAGTTATTCATACGACATGCCAGCCTGTTGCGCCCGTTGGGGGAGGGCGGGAAGATGCAATTAGCGGCTGACTGTGCACAGGTgaggactgaaaaaaaaaaaaacgacctcAAGTTTGAGTTTTTCCACTGCTCACTGCATTAAATTGGGCATTTTGTTGTCTTTAGATGGAGTTGGCTGTGGCTCCGTTATGCAGAAGAGTATCAGATTTGGGAAAAGCTTACAGAATTCTTCGCTCTTTTAGGTACGTAGCCACAAGCGTCACAGGGGGGTCAATTTAATGAAAAATTGTTGATGTCGACATTTGGTGTAGTTTTAAATAATCCTCACCACTGGCATGTCAGATGTGTGGTTGTGTCAAAATCCATACAAAGCAAGGAAAACAAGAAATAAACTGACTTTTACCTTCAAAATGCACCCCATTTATGTTAAGTACAAATGAAAGAAAACAATATTGTCAAACTACTCCTTTATTTTCATCATTTGTGCCAAAATCACAAGAAAATTTAGCAATGGCTAGTTTTGCTTAGGTAAACAACTGCTTATGTCAACATGGGTCAGCTACTCTGAAGGATATCAACCTAAACGGTAgtgcaaatatttttttccttttcataTCAAAACGAATTATccactaaatcagtggttctcaaatgggggtacatatACCGCTGgcgatacttgaaggtatgccaaggggtacgtgagattttttttttatattttaaaaatagcaacaattcaaaaatccttcataaatatatttattgaataatactttaacaaaatatgaatgtaagttcataaactgtgaaaagaaatgcaacaatgcaatattcagtgttgacggctagattttttgtggacatgttccataaatattgatgttaaagatttctttttttgtgaagaaaagtttaaaattaagttcatgaatccagatggatcgctattacaatccacaacgagggcactttaggttgattacttctatgtgtagaaattcttatttataatttaatcacttgtttatttttcaacaagtttttagttatttttatatcttttttttcccaaatagttcaagaaagactgctacaaatgagcaatacattgaactgtcatacaatttaataaatcagaaaatgatgacatagtgctgtattttacttctttatctccatttttttcaacctaaaatgctttgctctgattagggagtacttcaattaaaaaaatgttcagagtgggtacatcactgaaaaaaggttgagaaccattgcacTAAATTGCTAgcaaacaataaaatgttaaaTACTGAATTTGTAAGAAAATGTTTTATTGGATACAAAAATGTCAACTGCATTACCGTAATGTTTGTGCTCCAGGCCACTGCTGTTTCAGACCAGCAATCTAATCATCAGCAGTTCAGCTGTGGGGGAACTCATTCCTTACAGCACCGTCCTTCACTTCCTGTTTACCAGGGCCCCGTCTGAGCTCAAGTCACCTTACCAGGCATGTACACGCGCACACACTCTCTGAATAACCTGATGGACTTTCCGAGGAGGTGAAAAGTAAAGCATCATGTCTTCCACCCCCAGAGAGCAGAGTGGTCCATCACTAGATACTCCCAGTGGATGGACGCTCATCCCTCAGAGAAAGATCGCGTCACACTTATTAGGTAAGTGTAGGAATCATAAATTGAACTACTCTACTTTTATTCATAGGGAAAAAGTTGTGCGTCAAATTATGTTTTATCTCCTGGTAAAAATGTTTGTATAAAATGGGTGAGGAACACATTATTACATGTTCAAATAAAACTGCAAGgggaaaaacatatttacatttcTAATAACATTAAAACTTTAGTATTGTCACATTGatgttatttattaaatcataacTTTTTGTAAagcaactttattcttgtaaaattataaGTTTTGTTGtgatattaaaaatgtattaatacaTTTGTGAGGAAAAAAGTAGTAGTTATTGAAGCAAAAACATAACATTGCATTATGACCTTATTGATATTTTCTTAACATTTGACTTTACTGTGCTAAAGATATCAGTCTTTCTTTTAATTATTTGATcttatttgtatgttttttttattgtcaaaaaTCATCAATCATGATTTTTATAAATATTGCAACTTTGTAAATTAGTTTTCTTGCAAAGTTCACTTAATTATAACATTTTGTTGGAAAGTTTTTGTATTGCCAATACTAATACTTCTTAATGTAATCCATTTAAAATATTAAGTTGCGAAAAAAAGTTactataggaaaaaaaaaatgtaacatttactcaccatattttatttttcattttttaatattACTTTACTGTTCTAAAAATATAAGTTTTTTTTAGGCGTTATTCATATAATGGTATCAGTATATTCTCAAATTAATCATTTACTCATTCAATTATAACTTTAAAATATTAATCATTTAAAATATTGCTACTTTGTCTGTGTAAAATTAGAGCTTTTCTTGAAATTATCAGAATTTCTAAATAAGTTTCTGTAATACCAATTGATAATTATCAATACaaataatacattcaaaaataaagttgcaagaaaaaaatattatttagaaaaaataacattttaaatgaaAGGTTTTGACCTTATTTAATATTTTGACTTTACTGTTCTAAAATTATTgtgtttattaaaaatgtttatttttattttttttaacatactttATTCTTGTTATAGTTTTTCCCTCATGTTTGAACTTAATTCTTACAATAGTTATGTCGGCTCTTCTTTTCGATGAATGACTTTTGACTCCTGCGTTTCCTGGCGACAGAGGCACTCTGGAGGCGTACGTGCAGTCGGTCAGAGCTCGGCAGGGTAAAGAGTTTGCACCCATCTATCCCATAATGCTCCAGCTGCTGCAGAGAGCCACTAACGATGCTTTGGAAGCCAAAGCCCCAGAATGTTAACACGTGCATAATATCACCTTTTCAAAATGAGAGATATCATTTTTGTGAAGGACAACTTTAACAAATTGTGAATAATATTCACACTATTCAATGAGCGGTCCTTTATGAATGaaacatgtttgtgtatatttgCAGTACAACCAAGGAAATTACTGCAAAAACCATGTGTTGCAATAAATGGATACGTACTCTGTATTAAATTACTTAACACTAAATGTATTTTGAATTTTTGTGGAATGAATTACATATATCTTGACATTTGTGTAATTTTATTGGACACAAGCCTGTTTTATAAATTCTATAGTACCATACAGAGGTGATAAATACAGTAAaagtattttcattattattactttaCATGGGTGTTTTTATTTGACTACAGACACATGGTTTTTTTTCTaagttatttaattaaatatgatGATGGgttgtttatattttatttaacaatatacactttttttttttttttttttacaattaacaaCAGTACCATACAgagatttgtatttaattttattaatgaCAGTATTATACATTGGTGTTTAAACTCAGACAGGCCATTTCCATTGGTTAGGAGGAGGTTCTTCTATCAGTGGTTCCCATGGTTTCCATTCAGCCATCTTTCGTGACAGAGCCAACTCGCACTcggcctacacacacacacacacacaattttcaTCAGTGTATGCGCCACAGACTATGGATGTTGTATCTTTGCAATCATTTGTCAATGATGCGTTTTTAGATTTTACAACTTAGCAGCGGTAGGCCCAAATGTAGTTGCAATAAACATACAGCAGCTAGACTAGATTCATTTgctgccaatcaatcaatcaatcaatagaaaCCAATCAGGAGCGTTGTGAACAGTACCTGGAAAATGACCTCTTCAATCTGTCCACCATTGATCTTCTTCTCCAACTCTACAACATCAGCCTCCTGAGAGGAAAACTAATTTCATCGTATTGCAGAGATCAATGATTCTCATAAGCTGGCCGAAAAATACCCCAAAAAGATTTGgaattatacattttatatttgcTTTATAACTTATAAAGTAGTTCATTACATATGGTATTGAAAttgttacacacaaaaaaaatatgtattaaatattttcaaCACAGATTTTATGGTTTTGGTCCATTTGAGGCCTGTCTTAATACACTgtcaaaatgaacaaaaacagttGCACATTAAGCTTTGGagaattatgcaaattagacgaTGACTTCATCCCCTCCCCCAAAAGAATACTGTCATATATAAAACACAGTAGCACCGTATCATAACGGAAGTAATTGAAGGATTTTAATttaccctcggggattaataaagtatgtgtgATTCTGATATATTTCATAAAGAAAAGGTCGCTAGTTCCTAATGACTTGGGATGAAACCATATGAAAATTTCCTATCACGATTGTTGTAACCCAAATTctggcagtattgttgaatgtgctgaaGTAATATTTATATGCACACTGAAATCTCAGGGTTCCCCCTAAATAAATGATTGCGGCGCAACACCACGGCAAAATTAACACCGCTACACCttcaaaataagtttttttttacttgaaaatgtTAAGTTATTAATTGTATGAATGGATATTATATATCTGTTTTTTGACTTGAAAATGTTAAGTTatatattgtatgaatggatatTATATATCTGtactaagagagcacagcttgcagTTAAAAGTGTACAATTGAATATCGTAGTTGCTAAGACACCAATATGTTAATATAAATTTAGTTTGGGCTATGTTTTTTATAATGGGAAAGGACTTtaatgtctcaatcaatcaatgtttatttatacagccctaaatcacaaatgtctcaaaggactgtacaaaccattacgacatcctcggaagaacccacaaaagggcaaggaaaactcccacacagtgggcagggagaattcacatccagtgggacgctagtgacaatgctgactatgagaaaccttggagaggacctcagatgtggtcaacccccccccccctctaggggaccgaaagcaatggatgtcgagcgggtctaacatgatctcTTGTTTTAATGTTAGCTTTAAAGCTAGCTAGCACCATTCAGTCCGTGGGTTTATCCAAAATGTAGTTATCAATCccgtttttttaataattaaaaaaaatacatttcctgCAAAAGTCCCCAGGTAGAAAGATTGGTGTTTTCAGAAAGCCAGTGGAACATTTTCTGTTCATCCGCCACCATTAAAACATGTCTGAGTCTGCAAACTGTTTAGAGCTACTTTAAGATGACCAGCTGTAATATTCACACACACTTGCTCTGCAGTTGAATAAAATGTGTCACTCACCGACTTGACGTAGTCAAACTTCTCGTTTACCAGCTGCTCAGTGTACTTCCTGTAAGCAGCATCTTGCGGCATCGTCTGCAGAGACGCCAGGATCTTGGTGTAAAGGACCTTCAGGCGCTGGAAAACAATCATGCAGGTCACAGGAGTGGAACTCACAGACTTCCTTTTTCGTTCCACTCATTTCTTAATGTGTGTCAACATTGGACAGTTTGCAATAAACCAACAGGAATTGAAAAATCTCAACACATTCTGCATTAAAAACACTCACTTttgaaaatgtctacattttaGGGaagaaataaatgtaaaaatgggGATTGAACTATTTGGAGTACAACGGGTGGGAAAATAttatttataaaattgtattaaACCTTGTGCAAGCTTAAAGTTGACTCTACACACGTACTCTTAGGACCCAAAAGGAACCCTCTCATTAAAGTGTGGGCGAGTCAGCGATATTTTTTCCTCTTTTCAATGCTTGACATCTTTTAACAACTTGGTACCCATCTAATCGgtttgtgcagggtgtaccccgccttctgcccgagtgcagctgggataggctccatcccCCACGCaagcccgagagggacaagcggtagaaaatagatgcataGACAGCGACCTAATCATATATAAATCATATAATCATTTATAAATCATtatcatatatattattttgtatattttttttcatattgtaTGGCCTTATAATattataaaaagtaaataaataggtTGCAGTGTAGGATATTTGTAGTTGGGTATTTTTAGGTCAATATTCCATGAcattgtttttgatacagtagacaTAATGATTATGTTTACAGTGCCTACTGAGAAAGAATGAGAAAGAAATCAGGCAGGACTTGCTTGAATTCACACAAGTCTTATGTACATCTGCCGTGTTATTAACGGCTCAAAATCATTTTCATTGCATTTCGGCGATTTAACGCCATTTTAACTCATttacgctcatcaaagctctgagaATGATGCTCATGGTTTTATGGGGCCCACTGGTGGTTAAATGACGCAAGGGACGTACTGTGTGTGTCTTACCTCATGTGGATGTTGGGATACTGCCAGTCCGACCAGGCCGGTAGTCTGTGAAAGATAGTCAGGACCAGTGTTAAAATTAGAAAAAATGCAATACAAGTCTACACACAACAAatcacaatttaaaaagtaaattaaGTTTTGTGGtgattacagaaaaaaaaatcatataattGAAATAATTGCGCAGAAAATAACTTTACCCACTCAGTTAAAAGGGAAGTGTATAAATTTGtgtaaaaaggtgaaataattttATTTTGGACAACAGCATAGCTGTAATTgatcaaaataaagaaataaaagtgaagcactgtaaaCACTTTGCGGATGTACCGTACTGGATACAATGTATTGCAACATCAATAATAAACAGTCAATATGGCAACATATTATACTATGAAAACTATTTTaaactaaagttttttttttttaacaatgcaaGGAGGACAGCAGTGGAACCTGAGCTACGGTtacagagttccggtcagacaggTTTGAAGGgaacacatttttgttgttgttttgcacaGGCGAGAGAACAACTGGGATGTAAACAACTGCTCCATCCTTACTGTAAGTtgctgaatgtcattaaaacagtgatTAACTCCCTCTTTTCACACGTCCTTCCTTACGCGCTGCAACATCACCAATGTCCTCTATACTTAGTTTTGAAAGCATACTGTGTGCTCAAATATGTGCCTATGAAGCCCATAGCTGTGTTGGTGACGAGCACATCACGAGAACATTAGTGTATAAACATGAGAATATTAGTTTATAATCAAGAGAATATTAGTGTATAATCATAAGAACATTAGTGTAAAATCATGAGAATATTAGTGTATACACATGAGAATATTAGTGTATAAACATGAGAACATTAGTGTATAAACATGTGAATATTAGTGTATAAACATGAGAACTTAAGTGTATAATCATGAGAATATTAGTGTACAAACATGAGAAAATAAGTGTATAAACATGTGAATATTAGTGTATAAACATGAGAATATTAGTGTATAAACATGAGAACTTTACTGTATAATCATGAGaatattagtgtataaatatgagaaCTTCAGTGTATAGTCATGAGAAtattcagggtttcccacacattcatttatttgtggcggcccgacACGAAAGAaatacggccgccacaaataaaattaaaataaaaaaataataaataaataaactttttatttaattttttttccggctattgactcgctcgaccgctcataaaagcaatgggactctttcTGTGAATGGAacatgtagttacatattatataaatatgtaaatattatataaatatttacataaagtgttgtaattatattcaaactccgcgttcttcttgctcatcgccgccgccgctgcctccaaatgcggttgcgcattttgcaaattgcgcgccattactattgtgcttacaacataaACATGGGAATATTAGTACATAAACATGACAAACGTCCATGTAGCCGGCGAGGCGATATGCTCGCTAAAGCGGTCACTTTGAACGGTGCAGTTAATTTACCTAACGCCACTTTACTGGATGATAATAAGGCAGTACGTACATGTGTTTAGAATGAGTAACAAGTAACAAAAAGCCTTGACCTCTACTCGTACCTTTTTCAGAAGACCTGCCATGGtcttgtcacgccaaatgtcttcccttCTACAAACACctttccccccatttacttccggggtcacaattaatacagacgttttgttaacgctatattataaaaatataacgctttattataaaaataaagatgttttgttaacgctatattgtaaaaaaataaaacaatttttttacaaaaaaataaaacaatttttttacaaACACAAGTTATGGGATGAGGTAAGCGGAAACGTAAgaaaacgtgaccccggaagtaaatgcgtcatcccatagctggTGTTGgtaaatagttttattttttttaattttttttatgatatacaaagtgttttttataatcaaCAAAACttctatatttttataatatagcgttatatttttataatatagcgttaacaaaacgtctgtattaatcatgaccgtGGACATAAATTGGGGGGGTTCGtaggggagaagaaatttggcgtgacagtctTTACACCGGACAGCCCGTGCTTGGATTTCTGGCGACTGCTTATGACGTCATGAAATCGTCAATCCTAAGGGTGTTATTTAAATGTTGCGTTTACTAAAGTCGGAAATGGAAAAGACTGCGTGGTTGCACAGCTGCAGTGTGCGTTGTACTGTACAGTTATTTTCCAGTTTTACAGTTATTTGGGTAAACatggaaaatgtaaaaaaaaatatgaacgtTCCGGTCTTTATTAGTTTTGATGTGGTCTCATCTGACTAATTggcatctttttattttattttgtctcaCAATTTTTCTGGTATATGTATCTATTTTTAATGttgatatacaggtgctggtcatattattagaatatcatgaaaaagttgatttatttcattaattccatttagaaagtcaaacttgtagaatgtatacattcattccaaacagactgatacatttcaagtgttttttgccaaaaaggagatgattatagctgacaaccaatgaaaatcCTAAATTctacatctcagaaaattagaatatggtgaaaaggtcagatattgaagacacctggtgccacactctaattagctaactaactcaaaacacctggaacaCTTTAAATGGtttctcgttttgattctgtatgacacacaatcatggggaagactgctgacttgacaactgtccaaaagatgaccattgatactttaaaggagagcaggacacaaaaggtcattgccaaagaggttggatgttcccacagctctgtgtccaagcacattaatagagaggcgaagggaagataaagatgtggtagaaaaaagtgtacaagcaagagggataaccgcgccctggagaggattgtcaaacaaaaccgattcaaaaatgtgggggagatccacaaagagtggactgca
This genomic interval carries:
- the ndufa5 gene encoding NADH dehydrogenase [ubiquinone] 1 alpha subcomplex subunit 5 isoform X1, which translates into the protein MAGLLKKTTGLVGLAVSQHPHERLKVLYTKILASLQTMPQDAAYRKYTEQLVNEKFDYVKSFSSQEADVVELEKKINGGQIEEVIFQAECELALSRKMAEWKPWEPLIEEPPPNQWKWPV
- the ndufa5 gene encoding NADH dehydrogenase [ubiquinone] 1 alpha subcomplex subunit 5 isoform X2, whose amino-acid sequence is MAGLLKKTTGLVGLAVSQHPHERLKVLYTKILASLQTMPQDAAYRKYTEQLVNEKFDYVKSEADVVELEKKINGGQIEEVIFQAECELALSRKMAEWKPWEPLIEEPPPNQWKWPV